The following is a genomic window from Nymphaea colorata isolate Beijing-Zhang1983 chromosome 3, ASM883128v2, whole genome shotgun sequence.
actcttcttttgtttttgcttatatGATTTTAGTTtactttttacttcttttttattttttaaatttcacttCCTTATCTCAGCCACCAAACAGTCtaagtttggactttggaaatatattaaaatttgtgCTGAACATTAGGATAGGAGGGTTCCGTAGTCACTTTGGCTATGTTTTCAGGCATAACTTGAACACATGAGGGGCTGTTTAGTAATAATAATACTTTGTTATTGTTGCACAAATGTCACAAAGATTCGACACATTTATAAAATGCCATAATACAATGCTCTACCAATCTTCCTCAATTTTAAATACAGATTTTGGGAATAGTATCAGTACCATATATTTGCCCAAAAAATTAACCGCTGGATATTGTCACactgcattttttttaacaacGCATTCATGTGGAATAAATGGAGCTACTAAACTTGCCAATACAAATTTCAACAATCTTGATCGGCATTGGATTTTTCCTAATCAACGAGACTTTCGAATTATCTATTCGTTAATTATCCTTTTGTGGCCAATAAAATACTATATCCACGTGAAATCTCATGTGTGCCTATTTTTTTATAACTCATTCTTGCAAAATCACATGACGGACCATAATTTCACCTATTTATTGTTACCATAGGTtgacttttttcaaaaaagattcAAACCAGTGAATTAATATTAGGCTCTCCAGTCAATACTTGTTGAATTAGTTAATAAGAGCTCGTTGTTTTTCATTTCCACACAAACTTTTCGTTTCACCCAAGATTACGCACTTAAGACAGTGGTGGAGCCCAACATATTCAGCTGAGGGGCACTGGGACATTTCATATGTGAAAATGCAATAATAGAGCGGTCAATTGGTAAATAAGAGATTTTTATTGAACTGCTTGAGTAATTACTCCGGCCTTGACGCGAGACACATTCCTCCCTTGACCTTCGTTGAGCGtgaatttgtaaatttttccttttccctttctcaTCGACAGCTGGACCACGTAtcttaattttaattatttcgAGCCAAGTGTTGAAGCCCAACGGTTAGCtgctttacattttttttttgcaattttgttCCCTCCGCCTAAGGATGTTGAAGATCCATGTGGCCGACCGCTTCATCACTGTTTGCATTGAATAGACGGGCAAAAGTGTCAACAACTAATtaacttttgaattttgaacgaTATAGCTATGAAAGAGACGACCACTTCGGGTGAGCGAGGCTTGAAGGTCTCCCATTTTCCTTACTTTTGGGGTTCTTAATTGCGTCGGTGTCAGTGATagaacggtgcacccttcaacttggatgtcgcgTCTTACTACCTTAAGACACATAAGCATAGCGCTCacgagaatcaaactagagatTTACCTTATCCAGGCTTCTAGTctaaccagctacgctatgtcCCTTGAAGCGAAAAAGACGTCCGCTTACCATAAGATAGGGAACCTTACTTGGTAGTATTTGGATCAAAGGTCAGTCTAAATACCATCCGATCAGATCCAAAAAGAGGAAATTTGAATCACATGCATGAAATCAGGCTTAACTTACGACTGTCATGTACCCATGTAACCTCACTAGGACATAACATTTACAATAAAAGTCATTGAGGCTCTTATTTCAAATATGAGACGATATCACTCCGCAGGCGCTTGATTGctctaaatttgaaattcatggatcGGGTATGACATGCTTTTTGGTGATGTGGCAAAAGATTCATCATAAAATATAATGTGTTCatcaaattaaggatcttaGATCAGATCCAAGATCCTTATTTTGCTTAattgcattgagaaaatgtcTGATTTAAAGTTTGAGGGAGAAaattttgatcttaaatccacagttCTCAAATCCTAAGGATTCTAAATCATGAGGACCTCATGAGTAATGTTACCAAAATCACGTAGTGGCGACCTTCATCTTTATTGGTGATGTTACCAAAACATGCATGAGGAGTCTTTTCGTTGTTAATTGGTTGATATACTTTAGGCCAATTTTCTCacttgaaacaacaaaaatctGGTGCATGACATTTTGTGAGTAAACTgacattttttccttgtttttccgatcttgaaaatatcaaattctGAGATTATTATTTATCTGTTTAATATCTAATGTCTACCATTTACCAataaattttttctctctctccatatagacacacacacacttatatatatatatatataatataccaTTGCAAAACCCTCAATTTTAGTTTGTGCTTAGCGTACTCCATTCACTTCGCATAtgatacataaaaataaataaattttgaattcaaatgtgATTCTTTATTTTGTTGATACCATAACGGACTTTACCCACCCGTCTGCCGGTTGATCGTAAGTGTAGATTTTAATAAGAAAGCTGGAAGCAAGtgtttatatacatacatatatatatatatatatatatatatatatatatatatatatatatatatatatatatatatataacacgtTGGCATAATCGATGgaattcaaaaactttagagggtgtttgataaaaaTCATGTCGTATTCTCCACAATGCAATATTCCATTAATATTTcttaaagattgagacagaaTCCTTTGAAGTTTCATGGCATACTGCAACATTGCATTCTTGTTACCAAATTCCACATTATGTTCATCAAAATAAGAATAATGAGTCTGAAGAACACATAATCTAATTACATAAGATTTTTATCAAACGTCTTTTATAAAACAGTTTTGGCATAACCTGAATTTCAACTCACGAGACACACACATGCAAATCTTATACCATGAGATTTTGGCAAGCTGGGAGGGAGGGCCTTGTGCACTCGATTTATATGTGCATTTATTGCTGCAAATTTGAAGTAACATGCACACTTTAGTaagcatttttatttgattcattaCAAGAAATTAATGTCTACATCGAACTTTGTAATGATTTTGACATTAaggatatttgattttttttttgatccGCAAGATCTAGTAGACATCAAATACATACCATTTAGTTTCAGATATTATCAGGTTTGTTGAGTATTAttatcttataatttttttttttcaaaataaagcaTACAGAactatttttaacaaaataacttatattgttttcatatttttgtttgacCGTTGTAATTCCAAGATAAAATTGTTTACAATAAATTAAAACATTGAAATGTAACTGGCATTTATATAGATAAGATATATTCCAAGACGAGCAACACAAACACTGGCGCTGGTTCGGTCCAACACAATAACAGTTATTTTCCTAGCGAGGACCAACGGATCCAGGCCATCGAATTCGGAACATCGACGGTCAGAAATCGTTCTCATAGGCCGTCCTACTTGCCCGCCCTCGCCATATCAATCCTCAGGTCcgtgcctttttcttttgaataagaCAACGGCTTAAAACCCCTCTCGCACGCGGGCGCCACACGAGCGGAATACACGGAATTTGAATCCGGACGCGAGGCGCTCTCTGAAATCCAGTTCATACGGCCTGTTGCCCGTTAGGCCTTGctttcttgaaaaataaaaaaaaaaaggcggagaaagagaaataaatcAAATCGGAGAAAAGCCCGCCTCTTCGTTTCGTTTGTCTTCCGAGAAACAAGAGAAATCCGTCGCCGTCTTCTCGCATTCTTTTGGAGGCttcgctttcttcttcttgtttttcatcaagattctttctctgatgagtTCCTTCGGGAATTACTGATCCGTTCCATCTGTCTTGATTCGTCTCCTTCCCGTCGGTTCTTCGCCAGGAAGCTGGATACAGGAATGGATGCCGGTTCCGTCCAGCCCCCCCCGGCGGAGAAGGATGCCTTGACGAGTGTCAGCGTTGCGGTGAACATACGGCCTCTCATTCCTTCGGAGCACCTCCAGGGATGCACCGACTGCATCACTGTCGTCCCCGGCGAGCCTCAGGTGATCTGCAGGGATGTTTTCTGCTTGTTAGGGTTATTACACATATCCGGATGTCTTCAATCTTCGATAAGGATCTATTCGTTAGACTAGGATATTGTGCTTGACGTGTTTTGCGAATATAAGGTAGCATGTGCAAGCTCATGGTTTCAGATTCGGGGTCGTTGGCACTTGGCAGTTCTTTACGGTTATTTCCATGATCTGAATATGCGAGATTCGATCTTGAATGAGAGGGTCAGCCGTTCTTGATTATTGTGTTTATGTGTTTTAAGAGAAGAATGAAATTTCTGCAAGCTCTTGGTATCCCATTCTCACTTGTTGCATCCTTGAATCTTAGCTCGGCATAAATGATTCTGATTAAACTGGTGACTATTTCATTGAACAGGTTCAAATTGGAAACCACGCATTCACTTTTGATTATGTATTTGGAAGTAAGGGCACTCCTGCTGATTCCATATATGATCATTGTGCGGCTCCGTTAGTTGATGCCTTGTTTTCTGGCTACAATGCAACCATTCTTGCCTATGGCCAAGTATGCCAAAATTATAATCAGTTTCTGTTCAATTTTGTTTGCAAAGGTCATTTGTATTAGTTCATAGATAACTGATTGTGCTGGTTATCTGTTCTTCTCAGACAGGTTCAGGGAAAACGTATACTATGGGAACCGGCCATACAGATGATACTAATAGCAGCAGAGGAATTACTCCCAAAGTGATGGAATCCATATTTGAAAAAATCGAGGCGCAAAAGAGCTCCACAGAGTTCTTAGTCAGAGTGTCGTTTATTGAGGCATGTTACTATAGCTTTCGCATTTGTTAATTAAGCCGTTTTCGTATTTGCTATGCCCCGCAGTCACTGCGCTTCGGTTTCCTATGTCCCGACGTCATTATCATATCGAAAGCTTCATGTTGATATCACTGAAAACGTTAATATTGAAATAAATTCTTAAAACTACAGACTGAATTTTACGATATTGTCAAGGTTTCACAAAGACAATATTACAAGATTACAGGTctctaaattttttaattgcataatatatttttcaaacagaACTATTCTTATTGCAGATCTTTGGCTTTTTCAATGTAATTGATGCGAATATCTCACGAATTTCTTTAAGTCGACAAGTTTTACATGTTTGTAGATACTCTGTCAAGTGTTAACCTCGGCTGTATTAATTGCATGAATttatgcttttttcttttgttgcctAAAAGCTTTTTTTACTTCAACAAGTTAACGAttgctttccattttctttgcctcatctGTTTGGACAGATTTTTAAGGAAGAGGttcttgacctacttgacccacAGCTTTCCTCTGCTATAAGAACCGAGGGGCTTGGCCCTGGAAAGCCCGCTGTCCATGTTCGAGCTCCTATACAAATCAGAGAAACTGCAAACGGGGGTATCACACTCTCGGGCGTTACAGAGGCTGAAGTTAGATCTAAAGAGGAAATGGCATCACTCTTGGCACAGGGTTCACTATGTCGTGCGACAGGATGCACAAATATGAATAGAGAATCGAGGTTTCCTAACATAGTTATTATTCCTTGACAAATATTCACTATTATTCTTGCGTCATTTGCTTTGCATTATTAAGTTGCATCATGCTGCTGAGacaaatatatatgtttgttcttACCTTTTGGCTATTTATTTACTTTGAAGAATATGAATTTATCTACACTATATTATTCTTGgtaatttttcagaaattttttctgttgAAATGTATTTTGTGGAATTGAAAAAACAGAACTTTAAATAAGAGCAGAAAATCTTctgaaactttatttttttattatttttaatacaaGTACAGACTACGAACAGATATATACAGAAGTCTTCAGAACATATTAAACGAGTGACAAGGTATTTGAAAACATGCtgtcaaaaaattgaaaaccttGCATGTATGAATTCGGAAATTCATGCACgctattttttttaatcctgTCTGTCTCTACAACATTTTATGCACAAACGTCCCTTTCTTCGTGTGGTTGTGATATCAAAGTGGGTTAATTGTGCCAAAAGTTCGTTGTGAATTATTctgaaatgggaaaaaaatttaatgatgCATAAACGTGCTTTATCTATTCTTTCAATTACAGTCGCTCTCATGCCATCTTTACAATCACGTTGGAGCAAAAGAAAGGTATGAGTGGGCCTAGTGTTGCAACGGGTGAAGATATGAATGATGAGTTTTTATCTGCAAAGCTTCATCTTGTGGATCTTGCTGGATCAGAGCGTGCTAAACGCACAGGAGCAGATGGATTGCGATTTAAAGAAGGTAAAAGACTATGGTAGAAGTAGAATCCATTATTTTGTCAGTTATCTGTTTGTTGATTATGGCATGTCAATTTTGTAGGCGTTCACATAAATAGGGGCTTGCTGGCACTTGGAAATGTCATTAGTGCTTTAGGTGATGAGAAAAAACGAAAGGAAGGAGGACATGTCCCATATCGTGATAGCAAGTTAACTCGCTTGCTCCAGGTATTATGGTTTTGGCtatctttgttttttcaataacCATAAATGAGTTCTAGCTTGCTTCTACATTCCCAGGGTTGGGCTCTTCCTTACCAAATCTGTCTATCATCCCAAGACATGATAAAAACCAAGTTACCTTGAATTGTTCTTGAAAGTCTGatgataattattttttagctATGATTTTATCAACTTCACGTGACATCAGGCATTTTGGTTGATAAACATTTAATTGCTTGGCAATTTTGTGCCATATGATTCGCTTGTTTTAGTTTAAGTTGAAAAGCAATTATGTCTCATGGTTTGTAGAATCTTGTTAACTAATGAACGCTCGGAGTATTTACGATTTTCAGTTTCTAACGAGTAGTTTATCTCATCATATGATCTATCGACTGCTAATGTTTAATAGTTGGACAGGACTCTTTGGGGGGAAACAGCAAAACGGTGATGATAGGTGAGGTTTATTTTCCTTGTCTGGTCTTCTTACGTTACTTGATCATTTATTTGGATTGGCAGAAGACGTGGTTTTCATGGGTAGTGTATGCTCGTCTTTTTTCTCATCACAATTTATTTGTTGCTGGTTTTATGTCACCATATACTAATATTCGTTGTTACTACAGCTTGCGTCAGCCCTGCTGAAACAAATGCAGAGGAAACTTTGAATACCTTAAAATATGCAAACCGTGCGCGGAACATCCAAAATAAAGCAATAGTAAGCTACAAGTCATATTTTATTTGCCTTCTTTAAAGATGCCTGTCTGCATGAAATgtaaattgttttattttttgaccACAGGTAAATCGCAACCCAGTGGTAGCTGAAATGCAGAGAATGAGAGCTCAACTTGAACAACTGCAAGCTGAGTTGTTGCTCGCTCGCTCAGAGGGTACTCCTTTTGAAGAATTGCAggtaaaaaaacacataaactTAGTTATTGCCTGTATGCTTATATTGTTTTACCTAATTGCTCTGATGAAAGTATCGAACCTGTTCTAGGTTTTGAGGCACAGAATATCTGTGCTTGAATCCAACAATACTGAGTTGCGACAGGAACTGGTGGAAACCCGGATGAACTGTGAGCGTTTAGTGCAAAGTGCAGTTGATGCCGaggtgaattatgtgttatattcTTTGGCTACATATCACTATGTGTCTAATCAACTATAAAGGTTGAACTAATGTCCTTTCTGCTTGATaatctgttttgttttttcttttaaatttacatcCCGAGTTACAAATTTGATTGAATTCTATTGGTCATCAcctacattaaaaaaattaatttatttttcttcttcttttccatttactttttttattataggAAATAAGAAAAGTGTGTGAACCTTCTTTTCCATTTACCAATTTTCTCGATATTTGTTGTCGTCGGGTCAATATTTCTTCTGTACTGTGTAATGTGTAGTACACCACCTTAAAGTGTGTGAACCTTCTGcaacaaattttgaaacaatttcAGAACTGGATGAAATATTGCATTAGTAtattgttcctctggttcatcAGTGGGTCTGCAATAATAGGTCTCTACTCCAGCTTCTTGAATATGGTAAATTtatcttgaagaaattgaatgaaataggTGGAGAAGGATAAGCTGATTATGAAGATCGAATCTGCTCGAAACAGAAAATCCTGGGATGAGGTTGATGGGGAGGACATTAGTGCAGAGGTGACTGCTATTTTTTTGCTGTTTCTtggttttaattttattaaaatagtgAATACTGCAAGTATTTTGTCATATCTTCCCATACTTAGgattcattttcatctttcatttgGAAGTttacaaataaatattaatatcaaagttatattctgctttttttctAGAAACTTGTTTTACATGTCTTTGCATTATTTTATctatatttcttaaaaaaaaatcggagGTGGACTAAATTTGGTCCGAAAACATCCAAAAACTTTCATTTGCCACTGATTTTGGACACATCATGAGACTGAACCCATTTGCAACTGATTTTGTTGCTGTTGCTTCTTGCATAGTTTTCTAGcctttcattttccaattttttctgCTTCTAGGGTATTGATTTACTGAAGAACTATGCAACAAAGGTCCAGAGACAGGAGGCAGAAATACTGCACTTGAAGAACTTATGCCAGTCAAAGCAAGATAATGCTGTAGATTGTTTTGACCTGGAAGATCACGAACCATCCTTTTGCAATGGCAAAGATGCTACATTTTCAGGTTACTTTTTCTCCTCACTTCCACCTATATTTGCTAATCATTTTTTTCACTGTTGATATCTAGCCTATGTCTGACAGGTAttaatttgcaattttttcaacTAAATTATAATAGTTTTATTGCTTTGTTGGCCTGTGTCTTTCGTCAAGAATGGTTTTCGCCATGACTATATAAATGCAGTTTTACTTTTACCGTCTCTATGTTCGGTTTCTCGGTATATTCCATATGCAGTTGGATTTTGTGAATTGTGCATTTATGAatcatttttctgcattttaaataaaatataggCAAGATGGTTACTGCCATCGCTATATAAACACAGTTTTACTTTTACCATCTCTATGTTCGGTTTCTCGGTATATTCCATATGCAGTTGGATTCTGTGAATTTTGCATTTATGaagcattttttaaataaaatataggTGAGGCAGAAGTAGAGGAAAAGGAACTGGAACATTGTGCTCTTCAAGACACATTGGGGAGAGAACTCCAGGAATTGGACAAATGTCTTCAGCAAAAGGAGGTATTCTATGATCACATTAGTATTTCTCACTTGTCTTGTTGCTAGGATTCAATGGTACACATTTGGCCGTCTATTGTTGGCATATATAATATAGATGTGATTTGCTATCATCTGGACAAGCTCATAAGTATTTGCTTTTAGTTGCCATTTTTTCATCAGTTTCATGACCTTGTTCCCTCATCCCTGTAACTTTTTCTTGATTGTTTGCATTTCCTTACTGCCTATTATGTGAACTTATTCCAGTAACCATTAGGaatgtaattttcttttcctttttgtttacaGGCCGAAATGAAGTTATACTCAAAATCCGATACAATAGTTCTCAAACAACATTATGAGAAGAAGTTGCTTGAATTGGAGCACGAGAAAAAACACTTACAGGTAAATTTATTGTAATTAGTTGAATGGGGACGTTTTTGGGGTGGTTGGAGCCTGGAGCTGATGTAGATTGATCACTTTATTCTCCAGAGAGAGATGGAACGCTTGAGAGCAGAGCTTGCCAACATTTCATCTGCTTCTGATGAAAGTGCCCACAAATTGAAGGAAGAGTATCTTCACAAGTTGAATTTACTGGAAGCTCAGGTCATGAATACCTTTCCTTGgttcttttttgtccttttacaATCACAAAGAGTACAGACCTGAATGTGGATAATCTCTGTGCAGGTAGCAGAACTGAAAAAGAAGCAAGATGCACAATCCCTGATTTTAAGACAGAAGCAAAAAAGCGATGAAGCAGCAAAGCGTCTTCAGGAAGAAATTCAACGAATTAAGACTCAGAAGGTTTAGTTATTATTCATTGACATacgttttaatttttatccaaCGGTAAACTCAGAAGGTTTAGTTATTATTCATTGACATACGTTTTAATTTTCATCCAACGGTAACAGATTTTCGGAGCAGTTTAAATATGGGCTCTCACTGTTTTCAATTTGATGCAATATAGGTCCAGTTGCAACACAAGATCAAGCAAGAGTCTGAGCAGTTTAGAGCATGGAAAACTTCACGAGAGAAGGAGGTTCTACAGGTACAGTTGCTTGATATAATGGTGCCTTTCAGCGCTTTTCATGTATGACCTTGATATAggaaagcaaatgaatgactatGGAGTTGTTTGTAGATCGGACCAGACGGCCTTACTTGAATAGGATCTGTGTCTATAGGTTGTACAACTATATATCAGACCAGAGAGTTACAAGATATGTATGGCCAATTTATCTTAAAGGATGATGATACCAATCACAACGCGTCTTAAATTAGCAATTGTACAAAATTTCCATGGTATATAGGAGCATAGAGTAGTTATAGTCTAATTGATATCCAATGATAATAGTACAGCATGaacaaattttttatgcattaaCACTTGGAGAAAATGATTTTCCACAAAAGACAGTTGCTTTTTAATGACCAAAAATATGAAACTAGGCTTTTCCTTGAAGTGTATACTTATTCTATTAATATTATTTCCTTGCTTGAAAATGTGTGCTTGTTCTGTGAACattattattgaaaattatatcGTTCTGACAAGTTCCCTTTGGGAGTTTCCTGCCTATGATAGATGATATTGTGGGGATTCTGGGTTACTGGTAGTAGTGTCCACAGTTTCATGCTTTAAAAATACCTTCTGTAATTTTGTTGATTGTACGTGCATGCATGTATCTACTTTATCTCTTTGCccatgtgtgtatgcatgttcATAATTGAACAAAGGAGACCTTGGATAAAAGAGAGCATCAATAACTTGCAAATTTTATTCATTGATATCTGCGTGAGTGCATGCACATATGTTAAATCTTCCTTGAACATAATATCAGTTCGTTGTCCTCATCCAGATGTTATATGTGACCTGACTTATGGGATAAATTTCTGCTACTTTCTGTTAATGTGTGCATTTGGAGTTTTTGCGTGAGGCAtccgttttttttatttgatatgaTCGTGCTTGTGGGCTTGCATTCAAGTGCAACTTGTTTGTCACCATGTCAGGATGGTTGCCTTTATTTTGTACACATATTTTACAACAGTACAATGGGGTTGGGTTGCCAAGTTGACGCTCGAGTACTTTGTATGATTATCCATCTAAGAACTGCTTGATGTAGCAATCACTAAATCTTATCTATATCTTACGTGAAGCTTATCAGTTAATTTGAGGAATCAGACTGCAGTTggtttgttctttctcttctgaGCAAGAATAAATATGGTATCTAACATAACGTTGCAACGAAAAACAGCtgtttttccatctttttgttctGATATACTCTTAGCATATCCTTCATATTGAAATGTTAATATTTTCCCGTCACTTATTAGATATATAGATTGCTGAAAATCAAATGGAATTGCATTCGCAGctgaagaaggaaggaaggagaaatACGTACGAGATGCACAAACTCTTAGCTTTGAATCAGAGGCAAAAAATGGTAACTTCATCTTTCTGGCGAGTTAATTGTTTGGAAATCGTAGAGGTGGTTTTCACTTTCTCCTTGTGCTTCCAAGGTTCTTCAACGAAAGACCGAGGAAGCTGCTATGGCTACTAAAAGGCTCAAGGAGCTACTCGAGTCACGCAAGGCTTCTTCTCGTGAAACATTTGGTATGTCATCATGTCCCTGTTGGCTTTGTCTCAAAGGACACATAATTCGGGTTTTATACATGCTTAACGCACCTTGAActatgtttcctttcttttacttATAGTTGGCGGCCACGGCAACATGGCTGGGGTTCAGGTAACTCACAATATAATCTTTAGCCCTTTAATTTTCCTGTTTGTACATGCCATTGTTTGGTGATTCTGTGTCGTTCTTGTTATTTAGAGCAATGAAAAGGTTCTTAGAGATGCAATTGAACATGAACTTGAACTTATAGCGCACGTGCATGAAGTGCGGACGGAGTATGACAGGCAAATACAAGAGTAAGAATCTGTCCTGCACATTTTGTGGTTTCTCAATTTTGACACGTCTTCTCATTGTGAGTTCTAATATTTGGTCAAATTACTGAAGTGACAAAAAAGGATAAATTCTTTTAACTGCAAAAATGCTTGTAAGGTTGCGACGAAAGTTGAGCTTGAAGTTGCATGTTCTCAAATAC
Proteins encoded in this region:
- the LOC116249575 gene encoding kinesin-like protein KIN-4C, translated to MDAGSVQPPPAEKDALTSVSVAVNIRPLIPSEHLQGCTDCITVVPGEPQVQIGNHAFTFDYVFGSKGTPADSIYDHCAAPLVDALFSGYNATILAYGQTGSGKTYTMGTGHTDDTNSSRGITPKVMESIFEKIEAQKSSTEFLVRVSFIEIFKEEVLDLLDPQLSSAIRTEGLGPGKPAVHVRAPIQIRETANGGITLSGVTEAEVRSKEEMASLLAQGSLCRATGCTNMNRESSRSHAIFTITLEQKKGMSGPSVATGEDMNDEFLSAKLHLVDLAGSERAKRTGADGLRFKEGVHINRGLLALGNVISALGDEKKRKEGGHVPYRDSKLTRLLQDSLGGNSKTVMIACVSPAETNAEETLNTLKYANRARNIQNKAIVNRNPVVAEMQRMRAQLEQLQAELLLARSEGTPFEELQVLRHRISVLESNNTELRQELVETRMNCERLVQSAVDAEVEKDKLIMKIESARNRKSWDEVDGEDISAEGIDLLKNYATKVQRQEAEILHLKNLCQSKQDNAVDCFDLEDHEPSFCNGKDATFSGEAEVEEKELEHCALQDTLGRELQELDKCLQQKEAEMKLYSKSDTIVLKQHYEKKLLELEHEKKHLQREMERLRAELANISSASDESAHKLKEEYLHKLNLLEAQVAELKKKQDAQSLILRQKQKSDEAAKRLQEEIQRIKTQKVQLQHKIKQESEQFRAWKTSREKEVLQLKKEGRRNTYEMHKLLALNQRQKMVLQRKTEEAAMATKRLKELLESRKASSRETFVGGHGNMAGVQSNEKVLRDAIEHELELIAHVHEVRTEYDRQIQERARMAKEIAELKEESEMLKQDNTGNCTPTMSPGARNSRIYALENMLTATSSTLVSMASQLSEAEERERIFSGRGRWSQVRSLGDAKNLLNYLFNLVSSSRCCIMDKERRCREKDAEIKELRERISTVNSRLKQMEFQAQKHKEIQLMDKKHAFGSGTDGVPYDLRKAIRNSICFNYDGGLFDDMDTSDSELSSLSDEDWEKSAPHKQRKKARRPRLESVSSAEVESLASRNSCMDSSKEADNLVLPSSDTCCSCSQTSGCKTMKCECRASGGLCGAQCSCKLGKCANRKSCTDDATNALLATEGATLLESAMKNVEVNVEPVKQRKPLSDVGNTLANSDATQPSQRKQWKKSSFQLVPAQAPTPTPTPTAPIANQGPNSEAVKHDQGPNGEALKQDAVAGEVDEIPIPLKLPRAMRKLPKMNSDGILKERNASRADDTRPEKPSSRAASKSPLRPARSSSDEKENSSRL